The nucleotide sequence GAATTCCATGGCTCTTACTGCCTGCAAGTCCTGCAAACACCAAGTCGATACCTCAGCTAAAACCTGCCCAAATTGTGGCGTTGCCAACCCCGGAGTCACGTTCGGGCAGCAGTTCGCCGGCGTGGCGATCCTGCTGGTGATTATCGCGGTCGTCGTCTCCATGTGCAGCGGCGATGACGATGAAAAAAAGACCGCCGCGCCGCCCAAGATTGACGACGCCACTTGCATGAAGAGCCTGAGCTGCTGGGGCGACAGGCACCTGGTTTCTGCCAGCGTCTACTGCAAGGACCACGTAGAGAAACTCGGGAAGTTCAGCGCTCGCTGGACTGACGGAACCTTCGAAACCAAATTCAGCCACTTCCGCTGGGCCAATGAAGCACAGGGAATAGTTACTTTCATTGGGGACAAAATCGAATTTCAGAATGGGTTTGGCGCATTCCAAAAACACATTTATGAGTGCGATTTTAATCCGACTACTAACGCAATTTTGGATGTGAGAGCGCGTCCAGGTCAACTCTAAAATTATAAGAAGAGAGTTCTCCCATGTTCAGTATGATCGACTCGGTAAAAAGTAGTGTGAGCGAACGGTTTAGTAGCCCTCTTACAGGGTCATTTATAGTTTCATGGCTTCTGTGGAACTATAAATTCATTTTCGTTATGTTCTCGGATATGAAGATTCACGTAAAATTCTCTTACATCCAGAATCATATTTGGACAACGCCTCTGGATATCGGCGTGCTCTGCTTTCTAGGTCCAATTGGTACTGCCTTGCTCTATTTGTATCTTTACCCAATTCCTGCAAAGAGAGTCCATAAATATTGGCTGCGCGAGCAGAACGAGTTGAGAAAGCAGCGGCAAGAGGCTGATGAAGTCTCCCCTCATACTCATCTAGAGTGGGTCCGCGTTCGGAAAGAGCTAAAAGTCCAAGTTGCCGAGCTACAAACAGACTTGGACTCTCGCGATGATATTATTGACACGCTTAGGGCCGATGTCGATAAACTTCAGCGGCAGCTTTTGGATAGTCAGGAATCAGTAAGAGAACGTGATGTTTCGCTTGATCTCATAGCAAAAGATGCTACTGAAAATAAGAAGGTCATCAATAGGCTTAGGGGTTCAAATGAGCAGATTCTACAAAATAATTCCTCTCTTGCAGACGAGACTGCGAGGCTGAAAGATGAACTTGACATTGCTGAGCAGAAAATTACGTCCTTGACTGAGGCTAAGCTAAAAGCTGAAAAATTTGCTGAGTCGTTAATGAGTCATCGCTCCAAGAAAGCTTCTTCGCAGTCGCATTTACCTATTTCAGATCAAGCTAAAGCGGCAGCTGAACTAGCTAAATTCTCCTCGCATACTTCAGCTTTGCTTGCTGAATTAAAGCAGCAAGAGCTAGAAGCAAAAAAGCAGATGGAGATTGTGGCAAATGAACAACGGTTTGATCGGCAGCGGTATTTAAAGGAGGTAGGGCTGGCACATCCCGGAACTTCTATTGCTGCGCTTGAGCGTGCTAGAACTGATTTTGAAACTTCACGACTCGAAGCTAATAAATTTTCTGAGAGAAAACCAACTGACGAGTAAATCGTACTTTGACGTAGTGTTGAATCATTCAGTACGAATATTGAAGTGGGGTTTACATGGGTTATCTCGCGCTCACCCGCCAGGAAGGCGAACAGATCCGCATCACCATCGACCCTGGCGTCGACACTGAGAAGCTGTTGAAGCACCTGCTGCGTGACGGCATCACAATCCACGTCAATCATGCTCAGGCTCACCGTGTGAGCCTGGGTATCGATGCTCCACCGCAGATGCTGATACTGCGCACCGAGCTCTGTGATGAAGGCGCCCCCGAGGTGCTGTAGGAGGTTGCTGTGTCGAAAGCACTTATCGCGTTGTGCATGCTCGTTGGCGTGGGCCTGCTCGTGGCGTTCGGCCTGCCGCTGCTGCGGGACGATGGCGCGAGCGCGGAGGTGGCCAGCCTGTGCGCCGCAGAGGTGGACCCACGGGAGCGCGACATCTGCCTTGAGGATGCGGCCAAACACTTCAAGGCCAATGGCTCGTTAGGTGTAGCGCCGGCTGCAGAGCAGAACTAGGCCGCTTAATCGTCCTTCAGCACCGTCCAGAACACGTCCACGCTGCCATCGTCGCGGTGCGCGATTGTGACGTTGTCTTCCTCTGCCAGCCCGTCTAGAACCTGACGCCAGTCGTCCTCATTGTCATCCGGCAGGCGCGGGAGGTAGGCGTGCTTTGTGCGCTGGGCCGCGGGGGAGTTGATGGCGCGCAGCAGGCGGCCGGCCAGGAGCTCGTAAGAAGAGGGTGCCGTTGGTAAGGAGCGTTTTGCCACGATGGGGAATCTCAATTACTGTATGTGCATACAGTAATTCGAGAAGTCCCCGATGTCACTCTCCATTCTTGGCCGCAGCGAGCGGCTGCGGCACCTGCTGCCAGAGGTCGCCGACCTGCGCATTACAGGCTTCCAGTCACCCGCCGAAGACGAGAAGGAAGAACGCCTCTCCCTGGACAAGCTCACGGGCCTGGGCGCGCCGCAGATTTGGGTGGTGATGGTGAATGCCGATGACCTGATCGGCTTTGGCATGTACCCCGGCGACCGCCTGGTGGTGGACCGTTCCGCCGCGTGCGCTGATGGCTGCTTTGTGGTGGTTGAGGCGGACGGCGACGACACGTTGCGCGTGCGCCTGATGAGCCGCGATGAGCAAGGCCGCTTGATGCTGAAAGCCTCCCACCCGTTTACCCCGCCAGTGAACCTGGAAACCGATGACTGTGTGGCCATTTGGGGTGTGGTGCGCTGGGTAATCAGCTATGTGGGGGCCGCGTGACCATCTTCGCGCTGATCGACTGCAATTCGTTTTACTGCAGCTGTGAGCGTATTTGTCAGCCGGGGTTGAAGCGTGTGCCGGTTGCTGTTTTAAGCAACAACGACGGCTGCATCATCGCGCGCACGGCGGAGGTGAAGAAGCTCGGCATTCCCATGGGGGCGCCTTACTTCCAGGTGCGCGAGCAATTGGCCGACCTGGGCGTGGCAGTGCGATCGAGCAATTACACGCTGTACGCCGATATCTCGAACCGGGTGATGGCCATCATCGCGGACATGGTGCCGGCGATTGAGGTGTACAGCGTGGATGAGTGCTGGGCAGACATGACCGGTGTGCATGAACGTGCTGCGCTGGGCCTGCGCATTCGCCAGCGCTTGTTGCAGTGGGTGGGCATGCCGGTGGGGGTTGGCATTAGCACCACGAAGACGCTGGCGAAGCTTGCGAACTGGGCGGCGAAGAAGTGGCCGGCCACCGGCGGCGTGGTGGACCTGACCGACCGCGCGCGCCAGGAGAAGCTGCTGCGCCTGGCACCAGTTGACGAGGTGTGGGGCGTTGGCCGGCGCACCGGCGTGAAGCTGGCCACGCTGAATATCGCCACTGCCTGGGACTTGGCGCAGTGCGATGTGGCGCTGATTCGCAAAACCTTCGGTGTGACCATGGAGCGCACGGTGCGCGAGCTGCGCGGGGTGAGCTGCATCGGGTTCAACGAAGGGCCGCCGCCGAAGCAGGCCATTTGCTCGAGCAAAATGTTCGGCACCAAGCTGCATGACCTGCCGCCGATACGCGAGGCGCTGGCCACCTACGTGACGCGCGCGGCCGAGAAGCTGCGCAGCCAGCAGTCGGTAACCGGCGCCCTGCAGGTGGGTATTCAGACGCAGATGATGGACCCGTACAAGCCGCGCTACGCGAATGCGGTGACCATTCCGCTGCCCACGCCGACCGACGACACGCGCGACATCCTCAAGTGGGCGCTGCGCGGCCTGGAGCAGATCTACCGGCCGGGGTATGCCTATTCCAAGTGTTCGATTCTGCTGACGGACCTGAGCCAGCGCGGCGAGGTGACGGGCGACCTGTTCGCGCCGGCGCCGCGGCGTGGCAGTGAGCGGCTGATGGCGGTGTTGGACTCGATTAACCAGCGGGAAGGGCGCGGCACCGTGCGGCTCGGCCGGGTGCCAATCGACCCTGGCTGGGGCATGCGCCGCGACATGAAAAGTCGCAACTACACCACGCGCTGGGATGAGGTGATTGGGGTAAGGGGCTAGACCAGGGGATCGCTGATTGGCTCGATGAGCTGCGGGCCCTGGTTGCGGACGTTGCCCACAGCCTTGCCTACGGGGTACCACTCGAACGCATCTGCGGGCAGCGCCAGATTCTCCGCGATGTGCTGGGCATCGGTGGGTGAGGTGTCGGGGCTTAGCCATTGCCGGGCGAAGTCGGGCGGCAATACCAGGGGCTTGCGGTCGTGCACGTCGACCAGGCCCGAGTCCGCACCGCCGGTGATGATGACCACGCCGCGGTTGGGCGGGTCGATGCCATCGGGCAACTCGCCCAGGGCGGCGAAGAGCAGGGGTGCGCCGCTTTTCAGACGAATGAAGTAGGGCTGTTTGACCTTGGGGTTGGCCGGGTCCTTCTTCCATTCGTACCAGCCATCGGCACCGACGATGGCGCGGCCGTGTTGCCAGATCGGCCGGAAGAACGGGCTGGTGGCCACGCCTTCGATGCGCGCGTTGATCGGCGCCGGCCGCTTGCCCTTGGCCCACGCGGGGCTCCAGCCCCATGGCACCACTTCATCCTGGAGCAGCCCCTGCGGCATGTGCAGGACGTGCACGAGGGAGGTGGGGGCGATGTTGTAGCGCTCCGCGGCTGGCTGCTCGAGGATCAGCGTGAGCTGATCGGGCCCGAGGTCAAGCGCCTGGGCGTAGCGGTGTGGCTGGCGATACTGAACGAAGCGACCGCACATGGTTGGCTCCCGGGGGCAGGTAAGTGGAAGACAGCGCACCCGGCTGGATGGTGCAGGTGAATCGCACGGAGCTGCCGTTTCTGCCCATGTAGTCAATTTGTCGCGGGTCAGTGGAGTGGGGAATGTCAGCCGTTATCGTCCATAGCTCACTGCCAATAACGGAGTATGCAGATGAGTTGCGAGGTTGCTGTTCAGGAGCTGGAACAGAAGGGGCAGGATCTGCCCGACGCTGACAGCCTGACGCCGGAAGAGTGGTTGATTGTCCGGTTCTATCGCGGGCTCGGGGAGCCTGACCGGAAGATCGTGAGAAGGATGCTTGTAGCCCTGACGGCGCGAACGGTACCCGACTGATGGAAGAAGGCCCTGCAGTGCAGGGCCTTTTTGTTTGGGCGTCTCAGCTCGGTTTATCTGCCGGCTTGGCGACCAGCGTTGTGGTGCGCATGACCCGATTGTTGGCGTTGTTGATCTTGTACACCAGGTGCGTTTTGTCGCCTTTTTCGTCGGTGGCCACGGCCAGGAGAAACGTGACCTTGGCGGTGGCGAAAACGATACGGCCTTCCAGCTCCCGGCCACCCTCAATCGTCAGTTTGTGGACTGACTTGTATTTAGCGGCAGCGTTCGTAGTTTGCTCGTTATAACTCTCGGTCGCGACCTCAAGCCCTCGGATATAGCCCCAGGCGGGTGCGAGAAAAAGAAGTCCAACACCCACGCCTGCGAACGTACTAGCAAGTAGTTTCAGCTTACCTTTAGCACGCCCTGTGACCGAGAAAATCACCAGCCCGCATATGAGGTCAGACACCAAGAACAGTATGACGGCGCTGACCGCAGTAGATGTGCCGAACAGAGCGTTTAACACCTGAACGTAGCCACTGAAGAGAAGCTCGGCTTTACTGATTTCAAGCTCGCCCAAGTCGATGCCGTAGAGCGAGTAATAGCCAATCAGGACTGAATACCCATAGATGAGCAGGCTGCCTTGGATCACCAGATAGAGCCCAGCGATGAGCTTTATGGCAAGTCCAAAATCTACGAATGGGGATTCAGCTGCAGGTGCCCGATTCTGAGGTGCCGAGGCGGAGTGAGCCGGCTGAATTAGCTCGACTCGAGTGGTGTTCCGTTTCCTGCGGATCATGCTCTTTCCTTGAGGTGGTTGGCAGCGTGCGACCTTATCGCGCGGTGCGGAAAAGCGACAGCCTGGGAAACCTGTTTATTGAGCCGTTGCATCCTGAATCTTTGCCCATTCCCGATCCACCGCCCGCTTGGCATTAGCCTTGGTAGCGTAGAGGTGGCGCAGCCGGCGCGGCTTGGTTTGGTCGCCGGCTGTGATGGTTTTTTGGGTGCCAGTTTTCTTGTCGCGGTAGTAGGCGATAACGCCGGTGTAGTCGCCGGGCACTTCCTCGTACAGGGCGTCGACCAGGTCTTCGGGCAGTTGGCTCTCCAGCTCCAGACTGGTGATGTAGCCGCCGTCTGCCGTGAGGCTGTGTTGCACGTTGCCGCCGTGCCAGATGATGGCGTCGATTTCGTCCTTTACGCCGACCAGGGTGTAGGTGAGTTCGGGGAACAACTCTGGCCGGCCCAGGGCGAGGGTGTAGCTGAGCGTGGCGGTGCCGCGCTGGAGGCGGTTCCATTCCGAGCGGGCAGCGCGCAGGGCGCTGTCTCGATCGCTGTAGGTGTGGCGCAGGTCTTTGAGGTTGTCGCCACCGCCGGCGATGGCTTCCTGTTTCTTGGCGCTGTTGATGTCGTAGAAATAGGCGCGCACGCCGTCGTAGCTGTCGCGGTTGGCGTTGAGGTAGCGGTGGCCATCGCCGTCTGCGCGGGTGAGGGTGATGTGGGGCAGATCCAGCCCGCTGGCGGACTTGCCGCCGTTGCCGCGCATGAACACCAGGCGCCCGGCCTTGACGGTGGCCACCGCGTCGAAGTCTTCGCCGAGGCGGGTGAGGATGTTGGCGTCGGACTCGTTGGCTTGGTCCAGCTGCAGGATGGGCAGAGCGGCGAGGGCTGGCGCTATCTGCGGCAGCAGGCCGCTGCGTTCGGCGATGGTGGTGAGCACGGCGCCGAGGGTGGTGGCGCTGAAGCTGCCTTCGCGCTTGGACTTGAGCTGCTTGCGCAGATCCGCACTGCGGGCGCGGATGCTGAGCACGTCGGGCGTGCCGCTGTGCTCGACCTCGTCGACGGTGTAAGTGCCCTTGTCCACCAGGCCGCTGTTGCTCCAGCCGAGCCAGAGGCGCACCGCTGCCCCCTTGGGCGGGATGACGAGCAGGCCGTCGTGGTCGCTGAGGGTCAGGTCGAGCTGGTCTGACTCGAGGCCGCGGTTGTCGGTGAGGGTGAGGCTGATCAGGCGCGGGCTGATGAGCTGGGCGATATCGGTGCCGTTGACGGTGATGCGGTAGATGGGCACGGGGTAGTCGGCGGCGCCCTGCAGGTTCTGTGCGGCGTCGCGCACCATGCCGACCACGCTGGCGAGGGCCGCCTCGATCACAGCAGGCCCCTGACGAAGTTGACGCCGGCGCTGACCAGGCGGCCGAGCATGTCGCTGCTGCCGTCGTCGACGCGCTTGAGGCTGATGGTGAATTCGATGCGGCGGGGCGTGCCGTCCTGGAAGAAGATCGTCTGCGTTTCGCTGATGCTCTCAATGACCCAGGTGCCCATGACGTAGCCGGAGCCGTTGACCATGGGGTACGCCTTGCCGGTGTCAGCCATGGCGCGCAGCGCGGCGAGGCTGAGCGGTGTGCCGGCCAGCTCGGGCAGGAGGATGCCGGGCAGGGTGATTGAGTCTTCACCGCGGCCGGCGAACTGGCGGGCGGGGTTGGTGCCCACGCGGCCGCTGGTGGGGTGGCGCCAGTCCGTTTGGCGCTGCAGCTCCTGGTAGGCCAGGGTGTGCAGGCTGAACACGAACATGCCGAGGGCCATCATCATGGCTTGTTACTCCTGGTCGGCCAGGCGGGAGCGGCCGCGGGCCTGTTGCTGTTGCTGGGCGGCGGCGAGCTGGCGTTGCACCTCGCGGCCGATGGCGGCGGCGTCCATGCCCGGGGCCGGGTGAATGTTGATGGTGATGTTGCCCGGCGCCTGAGCTGCTGCAGGCGCCGAGCCGCGTGCGCTGATGGGTGGGCGTTTGTCGAAGGTGAAGGCGTTGCTGGCGGTGAGCATGCCGGCGCCGGCGTTGGTGAGGCGCTTGGCGGTGCTGGCCACCTGGCGCAGCACATCGTTCTCGCCGCCAGCCAGGCCCTGGGTGAGGCCGGCCATGGTGAAGCCGCCGAGGGTGGCGAACACGCGCGAGGGGCTGTGAATGCCGAGCTTCTCTTTGAACCAGTTGACGGTTTGGTCCGCAGCGCCGGTGATGGCGGTTTTGACCTGGGCCAGCCCGCTGGTGATGCCGTTGACCATGCCCTGCATGAGCATGCTGCCGAACTCGGTGAATTTGCCGGGCAGCTCGAAGCCGAAGTAGTTCATCACCGCAGCGAAGGCGCGGTAGAACAGGCCGATGGGGCTGAAGTTGGTGATGAGCTGCAGGATGCCCAGGAGCCCACCGTCGAAGCCGGCCTTGATCTCTGCCCACAGGCCGAGGAAGTAGGCTTTGATCGGGTCCCAATTTTTGTAGATGAGGTAGGCGACGACGCCCAAGGCGGTAACCGCTGCGACCACTGCCAGGATCGGCCAGAGGGTGGCCGACGTGGCGATGCCGAGTAGGGTGAGGGCGTAGCGCACCATGGCGAACGGGCCGAGCATGCCGGCGAGCATGACGGCCAGGCTGCCGCCTACGGTGAGCAGCAGTGCGAGGCCTGCAGCTGTTTTGAAGATGATTGAGGTGAGGCCAGGGTTGGCACGTACCCATTCCTTGATGCCGTTGGCCACGCCGCCGAGGCCGTTGATGATTTCCTTGAGCTCCGGCGCGATGGTGGCGCCGATTTCGGACATGGCATTTGTCCAGCTGCCCTGGGCGGCCTCGATCGTGTTAGTGAGGGTGCCGAGCTGCTCGTTGACGCGCTTGCGTAGGTCGGCCTGGGCCTGCATTTTCTCGGCGACTTCGCGATAGCCGTCGATGCCTTTGTTCATCATGGTGTTGAGGACCTGTTGGGTTTCGGCGTCGTCGCCGAACAGGTCTTTCATCACGGACAGGCGGGTGGAGGTGTTGAGGTCTTTCAGCTTGGAGAGCTGGGCGTACATGTTCTCCAGGCCGCCGAACTCGCCTTTGCCGTCGGTGAATTCCAGGGAGATTTTGTGGCCTTGGAGCGCGAGGATCTTGTTGACCTCCTTGACGCCGTCGGAATCCATGATGCCCTGGAACACCTTGCGGAAGGCGTTGCCGGCGGACTCTCCGGCCATGCCGGTCTGGTCCATCATCACCAGCAGCGGGGCGAAGGTGTTGGCCGCCTCCAGGCCTGACTGCTTGATGATGTCCATCACGGGGCTGATCTTGCTGAAGCCCTTGAGCATGTTGTTGTCGTCGACGCCCAAGTAGAAGGCCCGTTGGATGGTGTCCATCAGACCCATCATGTCCTTTTCGCTGGTGCGCGTTGCATCCTGCATCTTGGCTGCGAATTCGGCGGCTTCCGCCACCGGCTTTTGCAGCTGCACGCCGAGGTATGCCGCTGCCTCGCCAGTACCGCCCAGGATCGACTGCGCGCTGATGCCCTGGCGGCGCAGCATGGTCATCATGTCCTGGAAGTCGGCGGTGGTCCCCGGCAGGCGGTCGCCCAGGCTGTTTGCCAGCTCGGTGATGCGCTGGAAGTCGGCGGCGACCTGGCCGTTTTTGTCCATCATCGCCACCTTCAGCTGGGTGGCGGCGTTCTCGGCCGGGGCGAAGGCGTTGACAATGCCCTGCAGGGGCCTGGCCAGCGCGTAGCCGGAGGCAAGCCCTGCTGCGCCGCCGGTAGCCATGCTGCCGGCGAGGCCTTGCGCGCGATCAAACTCACTACGCGCCCGGGCAAGCTGCCGCGTTTGCGCGGTGATGCGCTCCAGGCGTTTGCCCTGTTCTCTGATGGTCTGGTTGGTGAGGGCGATCTTGCTGCGCAGCTCGCGCTCGCCGGCGACGAGGTTGCGGGTACTGATGCCGGCAGCGTTGAGTTTGGTGCGCAGGCCCTGCAGCTGGGTTTGCTGCTCGCTGTGGGTGCGCTTGAGGTTGGTGGCCTCACGGATGGCGGCCTTCAGGTCGCGCGTCATCTGGCGCGTCGGGACGCCGGTGGCGGCCATGTCGCGGCCGAGCTGGGTGACCCTTGCGCGTGCGGCTTCGAGGGCCTGCTCGGTTTGCGCGGCTGCCGTGCGCTGGGTGCGCCAGGCGCCGACATCCTTCTGCTGGGTGTTGAGTTCCCTGAGGCGGTCGCGGGCTTCCTTGAGGCCCCGGGCAGCGCCGACGCTGTTGCCCTGGATCTTGCGGAGCGGGCCGGTGACCTTCTCCAGCATGGAGAGGACTACCTGTAGTTGCAGTTTGTCAGCTGCCATCGACCTGGCTCCGTACCCGCGCCCGCTCGCGCCAGTCCATCAGTTCTTGCAGGCCCAGCCGATCCATGTCGGCCGGGGCCCAGTGAAACACCACGGCGAGGTCCGCCATGGCGTCTTCTACGCGGTGAGGAATGCTTCCGCCTTCACCGACTTCCGCACCAAAAAAGCGGCCACCTTGCTGCCCAGCTCGACCATGTCTGCTGGGTCCAGGCGGCCGACTTCGTGGTCGGTCAGGCTGGGGGTGGTGATGCGCGGCAGGACCTTGCGCAAGGCGTTGACTTCAAGGTTGAGCAGGTCGACCAGGGAGACACCACGCAGCTCGCCGGACATCGGTTTGCGCACGGTGACGTGGGTGACGGTGGTGTTGCCGCGCTGCAGGGGTTCGTCCAGCTCGACGATGGCCTCGTTGGGATTCTCGACCGGCGCTGGCTGGTAGGTGGCGGCAGTTGGAGCGACGACAGGCGCGGGTGTGGCTGCCGCGGTGCCGGTCGTGGCGGCGGGGCTGGCTTCGTGTGTGGCGT is from Pseudomonas sp. PDM14 and encodes:
- a CDS encoding phage tail protein: MMMALGMFVFSLHTLAYQELQRQTDWRHPTSGRVGTNPARQFAGRGEDSITLPGILLPELAGTPLSLAALRAMADTGKAYPMVNGSGYVMGTWVIESISETQTIFFQDGTPRRIEFTISLKRVDDGSSDMLGRLVSAGVNFVRGLL
- a CDS encoding phage tail tape measure protein, with product MAADKLQLQVVLSMLEKVTGPLRKIQGNSVGAARGLKEARDRLRELNTQQKDVGAWRTQRTAAAQTEQALEAARARVTQLGRDMAATGVPTRQMTRDLKAAIREATNLKRTHSEQQTQLQGLRTKLNAAGISTRNLVAGERELRSKIALTNQTIREQGKRLERITAQTRQLARARSEFDRAQGLAGSMATGGAAGLASGYALARPLQGIVNAFAPAENAATQLKVAMMDKNGQVAADFQRITELANSLGDRLPGTTADFQDMMTMLRRQGISAQSILGGTGEAAAYLGVQLQKPVAEAAEFAAKMQDATRTSEKDMMGLMDTIQRAFYLGVDDNNMLKGFSKISPVMDIIKQSGLEAANTFAPLLVMMDQTGMAGESAGNAFRKVFQGIMDSDGVKEVNKILALQGHKISLEFTDGKGEFGGLENMYAQLSKLKDLNTSTRLSVMKDLFGDDAETQQVLNTMMNKGIDGYREVAEKMQAQADLRKRVNEQLGTLTNTIEAAQGSWTNAMSEIGATIAPELKEIINGLGGVANGIKEWVRANPGLTSIIFKTAAGLALLLTVGGSLAVMLAGMLGPFAMVRYALTLLGIATSATLWPILAVVAAVTALGVVAYLIYKNWDPIKAYFLGLWAEIKAGFDGGLLGILQLITNFSPIGLFYRAFAAVMNYFGFELPGKFTEFGSMLMQGMVNGITSGLAQVKTAITGAADQTVNWFKEKLGIHSPSRVFATLGGFTMAGLTQGLAGGENDVLRQVASTAKRLTNAGAGMLTASNAFTFDKRPPISARGSAPAAAQAPGNITINIHPAPGMDAAAIGREVQRQLAAAQQQQQARGRSRLADQE
- a CDS encoding zinc ribbon domain-containing protein; protein product: MALTACKSCKHQVDTSAKTCPNCGVANPGVTFGQQFAGVAILLVIIAVVVSMCSGDDDEKKTAAPPKIDDATCMKSLSCWGDRHLVSASVYCKDHVEKLGKFSARWTDGTFETKFSHFRWANEAQGIVTFIGDKIEFQNGFGAFQKHIYECDFNPTTNAILDVRARPGQL
- a CDS encoding coiled-coil domain-containing protein; this translates as MFSMIDSVKSSVSERFSSPLTGSFIVSWLLWNYKFIFVMFSDMKIHVKFSYIQNHIWTTPLDIGVLCFLGPIGTALLYLYLYPIPAKRVHKYWLREQNELRKQRQEADEVSPHTHLEWVRVRKELKVQVAELQTDLDSRDDIIDTLRADVDKLQRQLLDSQESVRERDVSLDLIAKDATENKKVINRLRGSNEQILQNNSSLADETARLKDELDIAEQKITSLTEAKLKAEKFAESLMSHRSKKASSQSHLPISDQAKAAAELAKFSSHTSALLAELKQQELEAKKQMEIVANEQRFDRQRYLKEVGLAHPGTSIAALERARTDFETSRLEANKFSERKPTDE
- a CDS encoding LexA family protein, which gives rise to MSLSILGRSERLRHLLPEVADLRITGFQSPAEDEKEERLSLDKLTGLGAPQIWVVMVNADDLIGFGMYPGDRLVVDRSAACADGCFVVVEADGDDTLRVRLMSRDEQGRLMLKASHPFTPPVNLETDDCVAIWGVVRWVISYVGAA
- a CDS encoding phage late control D family protein; protein product: MIEAALASVVGMVRDAAQNLQGAADYPVPIYRITVNGTDIAQLISPRLISLTLTDNRGLESDQLDLTLSDHDGLLVIPPKGAAVRLWLGWSNSGLVDKGTYTVDEVEHSGTPDVLSIRARSADLRKQLKSKREGSFSATTLGAVLTTIAERSGLLPQIAPALAALPILQLDQANESDANILTRLGEDFDAVATVKAGRLVFMRGNGGKSASGLDLPHITLTRADGDGHRYLNANRDSYDGVRAYFYDINSAKKQEAIAGGGDNLKDLRHTYSDRDSALRAARSEWNRLQRGTATLSYTLALGRPELFPELTYTLVGVKDEIDAIIWHGGNVQHSLTADGGYITSLELESQLPEDLVDALYEEVPGDYTGVIAYYRDKKTGTQKTITAGDQTKPRRLRHLYATKANAKRAVDREWAKIQDATAQ
- a CDS encoding DUF1654 domain-containing protein, which codes for MAKRSLPTAPSSYELLAGRLLRAINSPAAQRTKHAYLPRLPDDNEDDWRQVLDGLAEEDNVTIAHRDDGSVDVFWTVLKDD
- a CDS encoding GpE family phage tail protein, with amino-acid sequence MADLAVVFHWAPADMDRLGLQELMDWRERARVRSQVDGS
- a CDS encoding carbon storage regulator; this translates as MGYLALTRQEGEQIRITIDPGVDTEKLLKHLLRDGITIHVNHAQAHRVSLGIDAPPQMLILRTELCDEGAPEVL
- a CDS encoding phage tail assembly protein; this translates as MGSIIDNAHDQQQDATHEASPAATTGTAAATPAPVVAPTAATYQPAPVENPNEAIVELDEPLQRGNTTVTHVTVRKPMSGELRGVSLVDLLNLEVNALRKVLPRITTPSLTDHEVGRLDPADMVELGSKVAAFLVRKSVKAEAFLTA
- a CDS encoding SOS response-associated peptidase encodes the protein MCGRFVQYRQPHRYAQALDLGPDQLTLILEQPAAERYNIAPTSLVHVLHMPQGLLQDEVVPWGWSPAWAKGKRPAPINARIEGVATSPFFRPIWQHGRAIVGADGWYEWKKDPANPKVKQPYFIRLKSGAPLLFAALGELPDGIDPPNRGVVIITGGADSGLVDVHDRKPLVLPPDFARQWLSPDTSPTDAQHIAENLALPADAFEWYPVGKAVGNVRNQGPQLIEPISDPLV
- a CDS encoding Y-family DNA polymerase — protein: MFALIDCNSFYCSCERICQPGLKRVPVAVLSNNDGCIIARTAEVKKLGIPMGAPYFQVREQLADLGVAVRSSNYTLYADISNRVMAIIADMVPAIEVYSVDECWADMTGVHERAALGLRIRQRLLQWVGMPVGVGISTTKTLAKLANWAAKKWPATGGVVDLTDRARQEKLLRLAPVDEVWGVGRRTGVKLATLNIATAWDLAQCDVALIRKTFGVTMERTVRELRGVSCIGFNEGPPPKQAICSSKMFGTKLHDLPPIREALATYVTRAAEKLRSQQSVTGALQVGIQTQMMDPYKPRYANAVTIPLPTPTDDTRDILKWALRGLEQIYRPGYAYSKCSILLTDLSQRGEVTGDLFAPAPRRGSERLMAVLDSINQREGRGTVRLGRVPIDPGWGMRRDMKSRNYTTRWDEVIGVRG